A single region of the Salvia miltiorrhiza cultivar Shanhuang (shh) chromosome 8, IMPLAD_Smil_shh, whole genome shotgun sequence genome encodes:
- the LOC131000711 gene encoding BTB/POZ domain-containing protein At5g60050, which produces MASDSNSNNATTHHKPMSSRSHQQQLVSTMIKQGFISDPFLSPSRLSTLSPPPTYRALATPHHQSPTLFEVMSVEQAREPKPALEARKKLQERVSAALSQAPFKICDQWGAGDVRLTVAGRAEAGEVDAAAFRVTVDVHRRVLAAKSRFFADKLRRSGTHSVEILECDDVAVYVEAVVLMYSAELKSKLLGMDVSKILALLKICSAIMFEDGIRACLEYLEAVPWSEGEEESVVSHLNQLQIDCSRADTVLRRVIADPSTSSRAENVFLKLSLGVLQAKDDKARREMKGLISRLLKEDDNGNGLHDALDISRDILYQLCHRCLGSLVLCLSGTTCLDESRQDRGAIMAEISREADNMQWILGILIDRKVGDEFVDLWADQKELAVLHSKIPTMYRHEISKITAQLCISIGKGQILVPKETRFALLSTWLEALYDDFGWMRMGGKSIDRKLIEEGLSQTILTLPLPQQQSVLLKWFDRFLNKGDDCPNIQRAFEIWWRRAFVKQYAIESQLQLAVCDIPD; this is translated from the exons ATGGCGTCTGATAGCAACAGCAATAACGCCACCACCCACCACAAACCCATGTCATCAAGAAGCCACCAGCAACAACTGGTGTCCACTATGATCAAGCAGGGCTTCATCTCCGAtccctttctctctccctcccgcCTTAGCACTCTCTCTCCTCCCCCGACCTACCGGGCCCTCGCCACCCCACACCACCAGAGCCCTACCCTCTTCGAGGTCATGTCGGTCGAGCAGGCCCGCGAGCCCAAGCCCGCGCTCGAGGCCCGCAAGAAGCTCCAAGAGAGGGTTTCCGCCGCCCTTTCCCAGGCCCCCTTCAAGATTTGCGACCAATGGGGGGCGGGTGACGTCAGGCTCACGGTGGCCGGCCGGGCTGAGGCCGGGGAGGTCGACGCCGCGGCCTTCCGGGTCACCGTGGATGTGCACCGGCGGGTCTTGGCCGCCAAAAGCCGGTTCTTCGCCGATAAACTGCGGCGGAGCGGGACCCACTCGGTCGAGATTCTTGAGTGCGATGACGTGGCTGTCTATGTGGAAGCTGTCGTGCTCATGTACTCTGCGGAATTGAAGAGCAAGCTCCTCGGCATGGATGTTTCCAAGATCTTGGCCCTTTTGaag ATATGTTCGGCAATTATGTTTGAAGATGGGATCAGGGCATGCTTGGAGTATCTGGAAGCAGTGCCATGGTCTGAGGGAGAAGAGGAGAGTGTTGTTTCACATCTAAATCAGCTCCAGATTGATTGTTCAAGAGCAGATACTGTGCTACGGAGAGTGATAGCCGACCCTTCAACATCTTCAAGGGCCGAGAATGTCTTCTTGAAATTGTCATTGGGTGTTTTGCAGGCTAAAGATGATAAAGCCCGTAGAGAAATGAAAGGGTTAATATCTCGACTGCTAAAGGAAGATGATAATGGCAATGGCCTCCATGATGCCCTTGATATCTCAAGAGATATATTATATCAGCTTTGTCACAGATGCCTAGGTTCTCTCGTTCTGTGCTTATCCGGAACCACTTGCTTGGACGAAAGCAGGCAAGACCGAGGAGCTATAATGGCTGAGATTTCCCGAGAAGCTGACAATATGCAGTGGATTCTTGGCATCCTTATAGACAGAAAAGTGGGGGACGAGTTTGTGGACTTATGGGCTGACCAGAAGGAGCTAGCAGTTCTTCACTCGAAGATACCTACCATGTATCGCCACGAGATAAGCAAAATCACTGCCCAACTGTGCATTTCTATCGGGAAAGGGCAAATTCTAGTGCCTAAGGAGACTAGGTTTGCCTTGCTGTCGACTTGGTTGGAAGCTCTTTACGATGATTTTGGATGGATGAGAATGGGGGGGAAATCTATTGATAGGAAATTGATTGAGGAAGGGCTTAGTCAAACAATTTTAACGCTACCACTGCCTCAACAACAATCGGTTTTGCTTAAATGGTTTGATAGATTTCTTAACAAGGGCGATGATTGTCCCAATATTCAGAGAGCGTTTGAAATCTGGTGGAGAAGGGCTTTTGTGAAACAATATGCAATTGAGTCACAATTGCAGCTAGCTGTCTGTGATATTCCAGACTGA
- the LOC131000713 gene encoding chitinase 2-like, translated as MASSQSPQHSYFTSIYIQPQKPLFCISSHTHTPPKSSSSSMDSPTALLFLLLLPPLHFLLCNLPTVGAAPPEKLFREYIGAEGNNVTFTDVPISPAVDFHFLLSFAIDYTDGSHPTPTNGDFRVYWDTANLSPSQVSAIKAKHANVRVGMSLGGDTTNSKQQVFFHPTSVNSWVANAIHSITDIVTTYNLDGIDIDYEHFDSDTDTFAECIGKLLFYLKQNKIISFASIAPYEDKSVKPYYLALWRKYGNLIDYVNFQFYAYPKGTTVSQFLKYFDEQSSNYKGGKVLVSFGTDGSGGLSPKNGFFEACSTLSKQGKLHGIFIWSADDSKKANFKYEKQSQDFLATQK; from the coding sequence ATGGCATCATCACAATCACCCCAACATTCCTATTTCACATCCATATATATACAGCCACAAAAACCCTTATTTTGTATatcctcacacacacacacacccccaAAAAGCAGCAGTAGCAGCATGGATTCACCCACAgctcttctctttcttcttcttcttcctcctctccACTTTCTCCTCTGCAATCTCCCCACCGTCGGAGCAGCACCGCCGGAGAAACTCTTTCGAGAATACATCGGAGCCGAGGGCAACAATGTGACATTCACGGATGTCCCGATCAGCCCCGCCGTTGACTTCCACTTCCTCCTCTCTTTCGCCATCGACTACACGGACGGATCCCACCCGACTCCCACCAACGGTGATTTCCGAGTCTACTGGGATACGGCCAACCTCAGCCCGTCTCAGGTGTCTGCGATCAAGGCCAAGCATGCAAATGTCAGAGTAGGCATGAGCCTTGGAGGTGACACCACAAACAGTAAACAACAAGTCTTCTTTCATCCTACCTCAGTCAATAGCTGGGTTGCAAATGCCATCCACTCCATAACTGATATAGTCACAACTTACAATTTGGATGGAATCGACATCGATTACGAGCACTTCGATTCGGATACCGATACATTCGCCGAGTGCATCGGGAAACTTCTCTTCTACCTGAAACAGAATAAGATCATCTCCTTCGCCTCCATAGCACCGTATGAAGATAAGTCCGTCAAGCCGTACTATCTAGCTCTGTGGAGAAAGTATGGCAATCTCATAGACTACGTGAATTTCCAGTTCTACGCCTATCCAAAGGGTACCACTGTTTCTCAGTTTCTTAAGTACTTCGACGAGCAAAGCTCCAACTACAAGGGAGGCAAGGTTCTGGTCAGTTTTGGGACAGATGGAAGCGGCGGGCTATCCCCGAAAAACGGCTTCTTCGAGGCCTGCAGCACACTGAGCAAGCAGGGGAAGCTTCATGGGATTTTCATTTGGTCTGCAGATGACTCCAAGAAGGCTAATTTCAAGTACGAGAAACAGTCACAAGACTTCTTAGCCACTCAGAAGTGA